A single region of the Corynebacterium halotolerans YIM 70093 = DSM 44683 genome encodes:
- a CDS encoding metal-sensitive transcriptional regulator, producing MDALTPDQTVPADDASGTCYPTHGYINDKDRYLARLKRIEGQVRGLHRMVDEEQYCIDILTQVSAVNSALRNVALGLLDDHMKHCVRDAAQLGGEEADAKFQEVTDAIARFARS from the coding sequence ATGGATGCCCTCACCCCTGATCAGACCGTTCCCGCCGACGATGCGTCAGGCACCTGCTACCCCACCCACGGTTATATCAACGACAAGGACCGCTACCTCGCCCGCCTCAAGCGCATCGAGGGCCAGGTCCGGGGTCTTCACCGCATGGTCGACGAGGAGCAGTACTGCATCGACATCCTCACCCAGGTCTCCGCGGTCAACTCCGCGCTGCGCAACGTTGCCCTAGGCCTGCTGGATGACCACATGAAGCATTGTGTGCGCGACGCCGCCCAGCTGGGAGGCGAGGAGGCGGATGCGAAGTTCCAGGAAGTCACCGACGCCATCGCCCGCTTCGCCCGCTCCTAA